In Ctenopharyngodon idella isolate HZGC_01 chromosome 2, HZGC01, whole genome shotgun sequence, the following are encoded in one genomic region:
- the mycb gene encoding transcriptional regulator Myc-B — MPLNSSMASKNYDYDYDSYQPYFYFDNEDEDFYNHQHGQPPAPSEDIWKKFELLPTPPLSPSRRPSLPDSFPSIADQLEMVSEFLGDDVVNHSFICDADYSQSFLKSIIIQDCMWSGFSAAAKLEKVVSERLASLQAARKESSRSDSTDGCRSSPNVSYLQDMSTPTSQCIDPSVVFPFPLTDSSKPCTPSPTPTSTTLPLDTPPNSGSSSSSSSDSDSDDEEEEEIDVVTVEKRKSVRKSDANATHQSPVVLKRCHVNIHQHNYAAPPSTKNEQPAVKRIKFESHIRAFKQISHNRKCASPRTSDSEDNDKRRTHNVLERQRRNELKLSFFALRDVIPDVANNEKAAKVVILKKATECIVSMQEDEQKLISLKEQLRRKCEHLKQRLEQLSSS, encoded by the exons ATGCCGCTGAATTCAAGTATGGCGAGTAAAAATTATGATTACGACTACGATTCCTACCAACCCTATTTTTATTTCGACAACGAGGATGAGGATTTCTATAACCACCAACACGGACAACCACCGGCGCCCAGTGAGGATATATGGAAGAAATTTGAACTGCTCCCCACTCCGCCTCTCTCTCCGAGCCGGCGTCCCTCTCTGCCAGACTCCTTTCCCTCCATTGCCGACCAGCTGGAGATGGTTTCGGAGTTTCTAGGGGACGACGTGGTCAACCACAGTTTTATTTGCGATGCGGACTACTCCCAGTCTTTTCTGAAGTCAATTATCATTCAGGACTGTATGTGGAGCGGGTTCTCCGCCGCAGCTAAGCTGGAGAAGGTGGTGTCGGAGAGACTAGCGTCGCTCCAGGCGGCGAGGAAAGAGTCATCCAGGAGTGACTCTACGGACGGCTGTCGGTCCAGCCCTAACGTCAGCTACCTTCAGGACATGAGTACCCCTACCTCGCAGTGCATTGACCCGTCTGTAGTGTTTCCGTTTCCATTGACTGACAGCTCAAAGCCGTGTACACCGTCGCCCACACCGACTTCCACAACACTGCCACTGGATACTCCACCTAACAGCGGGAGTAGCAGCAGTAGCAGTAGTGACAGTGATTCCG atgacgaagaggaggaggaaatcGACGTTGTCACGGTGGAGAAGAGAAAGTCTGTGAGGAAGTCTGACGCCAACGCAACGCATCAAAGCCCCGTCGTCCTCAAGCGGTGTCACGTTAATATTCACCAACACAACTACGCAGCCCCCCCATCCACGAAGAACGAGCAGCCTGCAGTCAAGAGGATTAAATTCGAGAGTCACATTCGGGCGTTTAAACAAATTAGCCACAACCGAAAATGCGCGAGTCCCAGGACATCGGACTCTGAGGATAACGATAAACGGAGGACTCATAACGTGCTCGAGCGGCAACGGCGGAATGAGCTCAAACTGAGTTTCTTCGCGCTGAGGGACGTAATTCCTGACGTGGCGAACAACGAGAAAGCTGCCAAAGTGGTGATACTCAAGAAGGCCACTGAGTGTATAGTGAGCATGcaagaagatgaacaaaaactgATATCACTTAAAGAGCAATTAAGGAGAAAATGTGAACATTTGAAACAGAGACTTGAGCAGTTAAGCAGTTCTTAA